The proteins below come from a single Streptomyces sp. B3I8 genomic window:
- a CDS encoding putative bifunctional diguanylate cyclase/phosphodiesterase, with amino-acid sequence MPRPGGAPRPGGTRAADPRADGGGHPLERGERGPSWPSLPAAVVGVGAVVLGAGFYRAFDGHHALFPSGTVGWSLALLTGVIVGHLVALGRSRWSGGTGSGAALTLAVLLLHGWVAAGMISLTTVVLVGVARPGRWRQGVLHGAVDILGIGTGALLLAACGRVPSVEHPWYPSTWTFATAPQVALVACAYLVVTRALLWFLHGPRGGHLPTVARTALVRQGLLAVALLGITPLICVVAEARPLLLPLFAIPLIALDSTLWIARIRAEEQLRDPLTGLPNRQWLLERTWSALDDAERIGARSALMLIDLDRFRSVNDTLGHLAGDRLLLQIAERLRLALPRGAEAARLGGDEFAVLLPIADSTTSASRVARNLVVALSSPLDLDGLTLVLEASAGLAVFPDHSTDAEGLLRRADVAMYQAKRDRTGVEVYESKRDSNTPDRLGLLGDLRRALDAHEVQLHYQPKVRFDGEVAGLEALVRWVHPERGRVPPDEFIAIAESSGLMPHLTEYVLETALEQVAAWRKKGLFVPVAVNVSPRDVHTPGFAGSVAARLARHGVPAGALQLEITEHVLLEDPQRAADTLAALAGHGVKMSLDDFGTGYSSLVHLRRLPVSELKIDRSFVARLAIDTEDAEIVRCTIDLAHSLGLMVVAEGVEDDETWERLRDLRCDAVQGWLVSAAMPPDETTAWLRARGAPRRASAAPALPAAAGDE; translated from the coding sequence GTGCCGAGGCCGGGCGGGGCACCGCGACCGGGCGGCACCCGGGCGGCCGATCCCCGGGCGGACGGCGGCGGTCATCCGCTGGAGCGCGGGGAGCGGGGCCCCTCCTGGCCGTCGCTGCCCGCGGCCGTCGTCGGTGTCGGCGCCGTCGTCCTCGGCGCCGGCTTCTACCGGGCGTTCGACGGTCACCACGCGCTCTTCCCGTCCGGCACCGTCGGCTGGTCCCTCGCCCTGCTCACCGGCGTCATCGTCGGCCACCTCGTGGCGCTCGGCCGCTCCCGCTGGTCCGGCGGCACCGGCTCCGGCGCCGCCCTCACCCTCGCCGTCCTGCTGCTCCACGGCTGGGTCGCCGCCGGCATGATCAGCCTCACCACCGTCGTCCTGGTCGGCGTCGCCCGGCCCGGGCGCTGGCGGCAGGGCGTCCTGCACGGCGCGGTGGACATCCTCGGCATCGGCACCGGCGCCCTGCTGCTGGCCGCGTGCGGCCGCGTCCCGTCCGTCGAACACCCCTGGTACCCGAGCACCTGGACGTTCGCCACCGCACCCCAGGTCGCGCTGGTCGCCTGCGCCTACCTCGTCGTCACCCGCGCCCTGCTGTGGTTCCTGCACGGACCGCGCGGCGGCCACCTGCCCACCGTCGCCCGCACCGCCCTGGTCCGACAGGGACTGCTCGCCGTCGCACTGCTCGGCATCACCCCGCTGATCTGCGTCGTCGCCGAGGCCCGGCCGCTGCTGCTGCCCCTGTTCGCCATCCCCCTCATCGCGCTCGACTCCACCCTGTGGATCGCCCGCATCCGCGCCGAGGAACAACTGCGCGACCCGCTGACCGGACTGCCCAACCGGCAGTGGCTGCTGGAACGCACCTGGAGCGCCCTCGACGACGCCGAACGCATCGGGGCACGGTCCGCCCTCATGCTGATCGACCTCGACCGCTTCCGCTCCGTCAACGACACCCTCGGCCATCTCGCGGGCGACCGGCTGCTCCTCCAGATCGCCGAACGACTGCGGCTGGCGCTGCCCCGAGGGGCCGAGGCCGCACGGCTCGGCGGCGACGAGTTCGCCGTCTTACTGCCGATCGCCGACTCGACCACCTCCGCCTCCCGCGTCGCCCGCAACCTGGTGGTCGCGCTCAGCTCCCCGCTCGACCTCGACGGGCTCACCCTCGTCCTGGAGGCCAGCGCCGGGCTCGCCGTCTTCCCCGACCACTCCACCGACGCCGAGGGACTGCTGCGCCGCGCCGACGTGGCGATGTACCAGGCGAAACGTGACCGCACGGGCGTCGAGGTCTACGAGTCCAAGCGGGACTCCAACACCCCCGACCGCCTCGGCCTGCTGGGCGACCTGCGGCGCGCGCTCGACGCGCACGAGGTGCAACTGCACTACCAGCCCAAGGTCCGCTTCGACGGAGAGGTCGCCGGGCTCGAAGCACTGGTGCGCTGGGTGCACCCCGAGCGCGGCCGGGTCCCGCCGGACGAGTTCATCGCCATCGCCGAGTCCTCCGGGCTGATGCCGCACCTGACCGAGTACGTCCTGGAGACCGCGCTCGAACAGGTGGCCGCCTGGCGGAAGAAGGGCTTGTTCGTCCCGGTCGCGGTCAACGTCTCCCCGCGCGACGTCCACACCCCCGGCTTCGCCGGTTCCGTCGCCGCGCGGCTGGCCCGGCACGGGGTGCCGGCGGGGGCGCTGCAGCTCGAGATCACCGAGCATGTGCTGCTCGAGGACCCGCAGCGGGCCGCGGACACGCTGGCGGCGCTCGCCGGGCACGGCGTGAAGATGTCGCTGGACGACTTCGGGACGGGGTACTCCTCGCTCGTGCACCTGCGGCGGCTGCCGGTGAGCGAGCTGAAGATCGACCGGTCGTTCGTGGCGAGGCTGGCGATCGACACGGAGGACGCGGAGATCGTGCGCTGCACGATCGATCTCGCGCACTCGCTGGGGTTGATGGTGGTCGCGGAGGGTGTCGAGGACGACGAGACGTGGGAGCGGTTGCGGGATCTGCGGTGTGACGCGGTGCAGGGGTGGCTGGTGTCGGCGGCGATGCCGCCGGACGAGACGACGGCGTGGTTGCGGGCGCGGGGAGCGCCGCGGCGGGCCTCGGCCGCGCCCGCGCTGCCGGCGGCGGCCGGGGACGAATAG
- the gatC gene encoding Asp-tRNA(Asn)/Glu-tRNA(Gln) amidotransferase subunit GatC → MPGITREEVAHLARLARLELKPEELDHFAGQLDDIIGAVARVAEVADQDVPPTSHPLPLTNVMRADEVRPSLTPEQALSGAPAQEQQRFKVPQILGEE, encoded by the coding sequence ATGCCTGGCATCACGCGCGAGGAGGTCGCCCACCTCGCCCGGCTGGCGCGTCTGGAGCTGAAGCCCGAAGAGCTCGACCACTTCGCGGGACAGCTGGACGACATCATCGGCGCGGTCGCCCGCGTCGCCGAGGTCGCCGACCAAGACGTACCGCCGACCTCCCACCCGCTGCCGCTGACGAACGTCATGCGCGCGGACGAGGTCCGTCCCTCGCTCACCCCCGAGCAGGCGCTCTCCGGCGCCCCGGCCCAGGAGCAGCAGCGTTTCAAGGTGCCGCAGATCCTGGGGGAGGAGTAA